The sequence AGAAATTGCAGCGTTTGCCATCCCTTGAATCCGCCCCCGAAATCCGCTCCGCCGGTTATGGCGCTGGCTAACCGTTACCATGAAAAGTTTGCCACCAAACAGCAGGGAGTTGCTCACATGGCGGCGTTTCTGAAAAAACCCGATAAAAACAGGGCAGTCGATACCCAGGCGGTATCGCGTTTCGGGCTTATGCCTGCCATATCGCTTACCGATGCTGAACTGAAGGCCGTAAC comes from Chlorobium limicola DSM 245 and encodes:
- a CDS encoding c-type cytochrome, whose product is MKKVMYACILSGIASGFSPAAMSAATVDGAAVFARNCSVCHPLNPPPKSAPPVMALANRYHEKFATKQQGVAHMAAFLKKPDKNRAVDTQAVSRFGLMPAISLTDAELKAVTGWFWDQYNPAMGRGRGMGGGQRRLMNQ